TCGAGGGTGACTCGGCGGGCGGCTCGGCCAAGCAGGGCCGGGATCCGCGTACCCAGGCGATCCTGCCGATCCGAGGCAAGATCCTCAACGTGGAGAAGGCCCGGATCGACCGGGTGCTGAAGAACAACGAGGTCCAGGCGCTGATCACCGCGCTGGGCACCGGCATCCACGACGACTTCGACATGGAGAAGCTGCGCTACCACAAGGTGGTGCTGATGGCCGACGCCGACGTCGACGGTCAGCACATCCAGACGCTGCTGCTCACCCTGCTGTTCCGCTTCATGCGGCCGTTGGTCGAGATGGGGCACGTCTACCTCGCGGCCCCGCCGCTCTACAAGATCAAGTGGAACCGCAAGGGCGACGACGCCCAGTACGCCTACTCCGACCGGGAGCGGGACGGACTGATCGCGCTACGTCAGCAGAAGAAGGCGAACGCCAAGCCGGACGACATCCAGCGGTTCAAGGGTCTGGGCGAGATGAACTACCCCGAACTGTGGGAAACCACGATGAACCCAGCGACCCGTACCCTCCGGCAGGTCACCCTCGACGACGCGGCAACCGCCGACGAGCTGTTCAGCGTGCTGATGGGCGAGGACGTGGAAGCACGCCGCTCGTTCATCCAGCGCAACGCCAAGGACGTTCGCTTCCTCGACATCTAGTGCCGGTACGGCGATCCCGCACGGCCGGCCCTGACCGGCGGTGCGGTGTTGCCGGGCCTGGACGAATGGCCCGGCAACATCGTCGTTCCACACAGTTATCCACAGCTTCCACGGTTTCCACAGCCGTTATCCACAGCGGAATGCGGCTTTGAGTCTGATAAGGGTTGACAGTGACGGATACTCCCGAGTCCTCCGCGAACGAGCCAGAGCAGGAGACCGCTGCCGGCGGCGCGGTCGCTCAGCACGATCGGATCGAACCGGTCGGGCTCGAGGTGGAGATGCAGCGCTCCTACCTCGACTACGCGATGAGCGTGATCGTCGGGCGGGCACTGCCGGACGTGCGGGACGGGCTCAAGCCCGTACACCGCAAGATTCTCTACGCCATGTTCGACTCCGGCTACCGGCCGGACCGGGGGTACGTGAAGTGCTCCCGGGTGGTCGGCGACGTGATGGGTCAGTTCCACCCGCACGGCGACTCCTCCATCTACGACGCCCTGGTCCGGATGGCCCAGACCTGGTCCCTGCGCTACCCGCTGGTCGACGGCAACGGCAACTTCGGCTCTCCGGGTAACGACCCGGCAGCCGCCATGCGCTACACCGAGTGCAAGCTCGACCCGTTGGCGATGGAGATGCTCCGGGACATCGACGAGGACACCGTCGACTTCCAGGACAACTACGACGGCCGGGCCAAGGAGCCGACGATCCTGCCGTCGCGCGTGCCCAACCTGCTGCTCAACGGCTCCGAGGGCATCGCGGTCGGAATGGCGACCAAGATCCCGCCGCACAACCTGCGGGAGATCGGCGCGGCGGTGCAGTGGTGCCTGGAGAACCCGGACGCCGACGAGGCGACCACCCTCGACGAGCTGATCGGGATCGTCAAGGGGCCGGACTTCCCGACGCACGGCCTGATCGTCGGGACGACCCCGATCCAGGACGCGTACCGGACCGGGCGTGGCTCGATCCGGATGCGCGCGGTGGTCGAGGTCGAGGAGGACAAGAAGGGCCGGACCTGCCTGGTCGTCACCGAGCTGCCGTACCAGGTCAACCCCGACAACCTGGCCGAGCGGATCGCCGAGCTGATCAAGGAGGGGAAGCTCGCCGGGATCGCCGACATCCGGGACGAGTCCTCCGGGCGTACGGGCATGCGGATCGTGCTGGTGCTCAAGCGCGACGCGGTGGCGAAGGTGGTGCTGAACAACCTCTACAAGCACACCCAGCTCCAGGAGACCTTCGGCGCCAACATGCTGGCCCTGGTCGACGGGGTGCCCCGGACGCTCAACCTGGCACAGTTCATCCGCTACTACGTCGAGCACCAGATCAACGTGATCCGCCGGCGTACCGCGTACCGGTTGCGGAAGGCCGAGGAGCGGGCGCATATCCTCCGGGGTCTGGTCAAGGCGCTGGACGCGCTCGACGACGTCATCGCGTTGATCCGTCGCTCGCCCACGGTGGACGAGGCCCGGCAGGGTCTGATCCAGCTGCTGGAGATCGACGAGGTACAGGCCACGGCGATCCTGGACATGCAGCTGCGCCGGCTCGCCGCGCTGGAACGTCAGAAGATCATCGACGAGTTGGCCAAGATCGAGATCGAGATCGCGGACCTCAAGGACATCCTGGCCAAGCCGGAGCGGCAGCGGAAGATCGTTTCCGAGGAGCTCGGCGAGATCGTGGCCAAGTGGGGCGACGAGCGCCGGACCAAGATCGTGCCCTTCGAGGGCGAGGTCTCGATGGAGGACCTGATCGCCCGCGAGGACGTGGTGGTCACCATCACCCGGACCGGCTACGCCAAGCGGACCAAGGTCGACCTCTACCGCTCGCAGCGGCGCGGCGGCAAGGGGGTCAGTGGCGCCACGCTTCGGCAGGACGATATCGTCAGCCACTTCTTTGTCTGCTCGACGCACGACTGGATGCTCTTCTTCACCAATAAGGGGAGGGTCTACCGGGCCAAGGCGTACGAGTTGCCAGAGGCCAGTAGGGTGGCGAAAGGTCAGCACGTGGCCAATCTGCTCGCCTTCCAGCCGGACGAGCAGATCGCCCAGGTCATCGAGATCCCGGACTACCAGGTCGCGCCCTACCTGGTGCTGGCCACCAGGAACGGCCTGGTGAAGAAGACGAAGTTGGAGGAGTTCGATTCCAACCGTTCCGGCGGCGTGATCGCGATCAACCTCCGGGACGAGGACGAGCTGGTAGGAGCGGCGCTGGCGGGACCCGGGGACGATCTCCTGCTGGTGTCCAAGCAGGCGCAGGCGATTCGGTTCAACGCCACGGACGAGGCGCTCCGGCCGATGGGCCGGGCCACGTCGGGGGTGATCGGGATGCGGTTCACCGACGACGACGTGCTGTTGGCGATGGAGGTAGTCCGCGAGGGCATGAACCTGGATGTCCTGGTGGCGACGAACGGGGGATACGCAAAACGTACCCCGATCGAGGTGTACCCCGTGCAGGGTAGGGGAGGTAAAGGGGTGCTGACCGCGAAGATCACCGAACGCCGTGGTGGTCTGGTCGGTGCGGTCGTGATCAGCCCGGACGACGAGCTGTTTGCCATCACCAGCAACGGCGGTGTGATCCGGACTCCCGTGAAGCCTGTACGCCGAACGCGTGATCGGAACACAATGGGGGTCAAACTGATGGACCTACCAGACGGCGTGACTATTGTGGCGATTGCTCGCAATGCCGACGAGCCTGACGAACAGGACTAGTTGATGACGGAGACACAGGCGAAGTCGGGGGCTGCGGGGGCCTCGACCAACCCGGTCGACGAGGAGGCCGGCGGTGCCGGCGCACCAGCGACCGGCCGCACGGCAGTCGGCCGGGCGGTAGTCCCCGCTGACGCGCCGTCCCCCAAGTTCACCCGGGCGCCGGGCATGCCGCCGCCACCCGAGCAGCTTCCCGAGGAGTCGGCCAGCACGTCGGCCCAGGCCGACGGCAGCCTCGAGGAGACGGCGCCGGTCGCGAAGGACGCCGAGGAGACCGTGACCTACCCGGTCGCATCCTCCCCGGCCCCGAGGGTCACCGTCGGAGCCGGTCGGGTAGAGCCGGCCGATAGAGCCGAGCAGTCCGCCCCGACCGGCCGGTTGGAGCAACCGGGCTCGTCCAGCCGTACCGAACGCATCCCGAACCGGACCGAACGGCCGGCCGTCCCCACGGCGAGCGGTGCCGAGTCGACCCAGCCGATCTCCAGCGCCCAGCAGGGTGCCTTCCGGCCCGGGCGGGCCGGTGGAACGCCCCAACCCCAGACCCCGACGAGTCGGTTCGGGTTCGGCGGTCCCGCCGCGCGGCCGGCCACCGGAGTCGGCGCCGCCGGGGCGACCGGCGGCCCGGGTGCCGGCGGCGGCGGTGGTGCGGCCGCCGGTGGTGCCGGAGCGGTCGGTGCCGCGCGGGTGACCGAGGCCGTTCGCGCCGCCCGCAGCACGGTCAGCTCGGCGGCCTCGCGGGGTCCACGTCGGGCCCGGCTGAACCTGAAGCGGATCGACCCCTGGTCCGTCATGAAGTTCTCGTTCGCGGTCTCGCTGGTGCTCTTCATCGTGGTGATCGTCGCAACGTCCGTGCTCTATCTCGCGCTCGACGCGATGGGCGTCTTCGACAGCGTGAACGGCACGCTCACCGACATGCTCAGCGCGACCGGCGGTCAGGGCGGCAGCACCTTCAAGATCACCGCCAAGGGTGTCATCCTCACCTCGGGTCTCATCGGCCTGGTGAACGTGGTGCTCTTCACCGCGTTGGCCACGCTCGCGGCCTTCATCTACAACGTCTGCGCCGACCTGGTCGGCGGCGTCGAGCTGACGCTCGCCGAGCGGGACTGAGCGGACGACAGCGGTTTCGGCACACGCCGGGGCACGCCGCAAAGCGGTGGCCCCGGCGTTCGTCGTTCCGGTACCGTCTCGTCGTACCGGGTAGGGCAGTGCAGGTTTCGCCAGCGGCGGCCCCGAGTTGGGATCGGCGCCGGGGGTACGGTAACCTTGCTCGGCGCACGGGGGGCTATAGCTCAGTCGGTTAGAGCGCAGAGCTGATAACTCTGAGGTCGATGGTTCGATTCCATCTAGCCCCACTTCACACCGTCCGACGACTGGTCGAGCGTGAGGATACATCCATGTTGAAGAAGATCCTGCTCGTCGTCGGCGTGGTAGGCGTCGCGGCACTCGTCTACAAGAAGGTCAAGGAATCCAACGACGAGCGGGCCCTCTGGCATGAGGCCACCACCGCGCCGGACCTTCGGTAGTCTTCCGATCGGACCGCCGTCCCCGGGGACGTGGTCCAGCCCGGGGCCGTAGCTCAACTGGCAGAGCACTGCCTTTGCAAGGCAGGGGTTAGGGGTTCGAGTCCCCTCGGCTCCACCATTCAACGCCTTGAACGGGCAATGCCTGACGCAAGATCATCGAGTGGACCACCGGTACGAGCTAGGTGACCTCTGGACGGCCCGTCGGGGTTCGACCGGGTCGAAGCGGAGAACTGTCCCGCTGGCGTAGCGGGGACGTGCCGCGTGCCACCGCAGAGGATGCGCTCGCGTGTGACGAAGCCTGCGGGCCGATCGGTCAGGAATCAAGAAGCACGGGTCATCGAGGCGCATAGCCTGATCATCATGGACATCACCATTCACACGACCGTCCTTCCGCACGACGACCCGGACGCGTCCCTGGCCTTCTACCGAGATGCCCTCGACTTCGAGGTTCGCAGCGACGTCGGGAAGGGCAAGATGCGCTGGATCACGGTCGGCCCCGTCGGCCAGCCCGGCACATCCATTCTTCTGGCGCCGCCGGCCGTCGACCCCGGGATCACCGAGGACGAGCGCCGCACCATCGCCGAGATGATGGCCAAGGGCACCTACGGCTGGATCCTGCTGGCCACCCGGGACCTCGACGGCACCTTCGAGAAGGTCCAGGCCGGCGACGCCGAGGTCGTACAGGAACCGACCGAGCAGCCGTACGGCGTCCGTGACTGCGCCTTCCGCGATCCGGCCGGCAACTTGATTCGGATCCAGGAGCTCCGCTGACCGGTCCGATCATCCGGCTCGGCCCGTTCAACCGGCCCGTCGACTACCGGCGAGCCGGTGATCATCGCGATCGAGCACCTCGCCGCCCACCTCGACCGGCGATCCAGGCGCTCACGGACATCGACGGAAGGAGTTCTCTCATGTGTCACCCCTCGTGGGGGCGTGCCCGCAGCACGGCGTACCGGCTGGACGAACTCGTACGACTGCGCCGGGTCCGGGATCGGATCGACCGGGGGTACGCGGAGCCGCTCGACGTCGAGGCGCTCGCCCGTGACGTGGACATGTCGGCCGGGCAGCTCAGCCGCCAGTTCCGGCTGGCCTACGGCGAGTCGCCGTACGGGTACCTGATGAGGCGTCGTATCGAGCGCGTGGCGGCGCTGGGTCGACTCCGGGTGCAGAGCCCTCGGGCGGACCCGACAAGACCGGTCAGGAATCGAGAAGCGCTGGTCACCGAGCCGGAACTAGCGTGATGACCATGACATTCATCGAATCCGTCACCCTCGACGTGGCCGACCCTACCGCCGCCGAACGCTTCTACCGCACCGCCTTCGGTCTGGACAGCCAGGTACGCCTGCGGGCGTCGCAGGCCGCCAGCACCGGTTTCCGTGGGTTCACGCTGTCGCTCACGGTGTCCCAGCCCGGCACCGTCGACAGCCTCGTCAACGCCGCCCTCGGTGCCGGCGCCACGTCGCTCAAGCCTGCCGCGAAATCGCTCTGGGGCTACGGCGGCGTCGTGCAGGCCCCGGACGGGACAATCTGGAAGGTCGCCACCTCGGCGAAGAAGGACACCGGCCCCGCCACCCGCCAGATCGACGACATCGTGCTCCTGCTGGGAACCGCGGACGTCGCCGCGAGCAAGCGGTTCTACGTCGACCACGGCCTTGTCGTGGCGAAGAGCTTCGGCCGCATGTACGTCGAGTTCGCCACCGGGTCGGGCCCGATCAAGCTGGCGCTGTACCGGCGCCGCGCCCTCGCCAAGGACGCCGGTGTCTCTCCCGACGGCACCGGATCGCACCGGCTCACGATCGGCGGCGATGCCGGCTCCTTCAGCGACCCGGACGGCTTCGCCTGGGAGGCCGCGTCACCGGTACCCACGCCCTGACGTGTCACCGCGAACAGCGGTGCGAAGCAGGTCGCCGGTCGACGTGTCCAGGAACGGCGGGGCGGGGCGACAGCATCGCCCCGCCTCAACCGATCTGCAGTAGCAGGACCTCGTCCTCCCGGAGGTGGGCGATGGTGTCGCGCAGCAGCCGCAGTCCATCCAGCCCGGCCATCACGCTCTCCTCGGAGGAGTCGAACCCCATCTCCGCGAAGTGGGCGGCCAACTCCTTCGTGCTGTGCCCGGCCGGATCGAGCCGGCCCAGGAGTCCTTCGTCCGCCGGCGGGATGAGCAGGCTCATGCCGCACGACCCGTTGATCGCGGCGGACTCCGGCTGGAACTCCGACCGCTCGAGGTCGACGTCGCGCTCCTGGAGATAGGTGAGGACGTACAGCATGCAGTAGCCGGACCAGTCGTACTCTTCCGGCGGCCTGCGCCCGTGCTCGGCGAGGTAGGTGTGCAGCGACGACGGCGACGTCTGCGCCAGCCGGGCCAGTTCCGGGACCCCGCTCCTGTCGAGCAGCGTCAGCGATGCGATGGCGGACAACAGGAACCTCTTCTCGTACGACCTCGGCGGTGGGTCACGCGGGTCAGCGGCGTTCGCGGATGCGGTCCCAGTTGCTCGGCGGCTCCAGCCGTACGCCGGTGTGCAGCGGGGCGCCGACCGGGGCGTTGTCCCCGGCGACCGCACTGATCTGGCCGTGTTCGGCGTCGGCCAGCAGCCGCGTCGGTACGGCCGGGATGTCGACGTCCAGCCGTACCTCCATGCCGGGCCAACCCACCACGGCCAGGTCCTTCCCGGCGTTGATCGTCGTGCCGGTGCCGAGCGGTCCCTGCACGGTGGCGACCTGGTCGCCGGCCCGGACGATCGGATGCACGACGATCGCCGCGGCGGCGGTGCGGACCAGCGGTCGGGTCGCCTTGAACACCCGGTCCAGCTGCACCGGGGTGTTGGCGCCGGGCTGCCCGAAGACGGCGCCCACGATGGTGATTCGCCGGCCGCCGACCTTGACGACGGCGGCGAAGACCAGGCAGCCGCCGGCCTCGTCGGTGGACCCGGTCTTGATCCCCACGACGCCGTCCCGGCCGACCAGGGAGTTGTAGTTCTTCACCGTGCCGGCGACCGGGAGGGTGGCCTTCTTCTGCGCCACGATCTCCGCGAACGCCGGCAGCTTCATCGCCTTGCGGGCCAGGATCACCTGGTCCACGGCGGTGCTCACGCTGCCCGCGTCGAGCCCGGACGGATCGGTGTAGCGGGTGTCGGCCATGCCCAGTTTGGCGGCCGTGTCGTTCATCTTGGCGACGAACGCCTCGATGCTGCCGGCGTCCCAGGCCGCGAGGATCCGCGCCATGTTGTTCGCCGACGGGAGCAGCACCGCCTGCAACGCCTGCCGCTCGGTGAAGACCGCGCCCGCTCGGACCGCCACCAGGGACTCGCCACGGGCCAGCTCCGCCGGGTACGCGGCGGCCTGCGCGGCGCTGACCGTGAGCTTCGGTCCGTGCTCGCCCCGTTTGAGGGGGTGCTCGGTCAGGATGACGTACGCCGTCATCACCTTGGCCACGCTCGCGATCGGTATCGGCTCGCTGCCGCCCGAGGTGCCGAGCGAGCCGAGCCCCTCGACCGAGAGGGCCGCCTGCCCGGACCTCGGCCACGGCACCGTCGGGGCCTCGCCGGGGATGACCATCGACGCGGGGAGGGTCCGCGTGACGGCCGGCGCGGGCAGCGGTTGCCGCAGCGGGTGGATCACGACCAGCGCGGTACCGGCAAGGAGCAGGGTCAGCAGACCACTGATCAGCAGCCAGAGGCGGCCGTTACGACGCCGGGCCGGCGGTGGTGGCGGGACCGGTGTAATCACCTGGGTCGTCGCAGAGTCGAACATTTCGATGTCTCCCCGTGTCGCACGCCGGCCTGCCCACGGGGGCGCGGCCGGTGCGCTGATCTGGCTGTCACTGACGTGGCCGTCGCCGGTGAACCCGTACCGGTACCGCGCACGCTGCCGAGTAGTGCATTGTCGCACCGCTCGTCAATCGCTCGGCCGGTCGAGCGCTCCAATCCCGGTAAGCTGCCCGGCTATGCCAGCCGAGCAGATCACGACCGATCCGATCGTGCTCCGTTACACCCTCACCCCGGACGACCTGCGCGACGGGTTCGCCGCCCAGCAGCGTCGGATCTGGCGTCCCTGGCTGGTTCCCCTGCTGACGGCCGCCGCGCTGATCGGGCTCGCCAAGGCCCTCGTCTCATCCGGGGTCGGGGAGCTGCCGGCGCTGGCCATCGCGATCGTCGGGGCCATCTCCGTCGTGCTGGTGCTCCTCATCATCGGGCTGAGCCTGCTGCTGCTCCGGCTCCTGTTCGCCCTGATCTACCGGGGGCAGGTCCGCCTCATCGTGCGCGGGAATCCCTGGCTGTCCCAGCCGATCCGGGCGACGGTGTCCGACGCCGGAGTGCAGCTCAGCAACGCGGCCGGGGAGACGACGAGCCGCTGGCCCCAGTACCCGCTGTACGTCGAGACGGCCCGGTCGTTCGTCCTGCTGGCCTCGGAGAAGCGTGCCGCGATGGTGCTCGTGCTGCCGAAACGGGGACTGGTCGGGGCCGATCCGGCGCGGCTGGCGGCGGTGCTCGCCACCCACTCCCGACAGCGCACCTGAGCAGGGCGGGCGACAGCCTCCGACGATCAGTC
The nucleotide sequence above comes from Plantactinospora soyae. Encoded proteins:
- a CDS encoding DLW-39 family protein; the protein is MLKKILLVVGVVGVAALVYKKVKESNDERALWHEATTAPDLR
- a CDS encoding YcxB family protein, with translation MPAEQITTDPIVLRYTLTPDDLRDGFAAQQRRIWRPWLVPLLTAAALIGLAKALVSSGVGELPALAIAIVGAISVVLVLLIIGLSLLLLRLLFALIYRGQVRLIVRGNPWLSQPIRATVSDAGVQLSNAAGETTSRWPQYPLYVETARSFVLLASEKRAAMVLVLPKRGLVGADPARLAAVLATHSRQRT
- a CDS encoding VOC family protein, producing MDITIHTTVLPHDDPDASLAFYRDALDFEVRSDVGKGKMRWITVGPVGQPGTSILLAPPAVDPGITEDERRTIAEMMAKGTYGWILLATRDLDGTFEKVQAGDAEVVQEPTEQPYGVRDCAFRDPAGNLIRIQELR
- a CDS encoding D-alanyl-D-alanine carboxypeptidase family protein, yielding MFDSATTQVITPVPPPPPARRRNGRLWLLISGLLTLLLAGTALVVIHPLRQPLPAPAVTRTLPASMVIPGEAPTVPWPRSGQAALSVEGLGSLGTSGGSEPIPIASVAKVMTAYVILTEHPLKRGEHGPKLTVSAAQAAAYPAELARGESLVAVRAGAVFTERQALQAVLLPSANNMARILAAWDAGSIEAFVAKMNDTAAKLGMADTRYTDPSGLDAGSVSTAVDQVILARKAMKLPAFAEIVAQKKATLPVAGTVKNYNSLVGRDGVVGIKTGSTDEAGGCLVFAAVVKVGGRRITIVGAVFGQPGANTPVQLDRVFKATRPLVRTAAAAIVVHPIVRAGDQVATVQGPLGTGTTINAGKDLAVVGWPGMEVRLDVDIPAVPTRLLADAEHGQISAVAGDNAPVGAPLHTGVRLEPPSNWDRIRERR
- a CDS encoding DUF3566 domain-containing protein produces the protein MTETQAKSGAAGASTNPVDEEAGGAGAPATGRTAVGRAVVPADAPSPKFTRAPGMPPPPEQLPEESASTSAQADGSLEETAPVAKDAEETVTYPVASSPAPRVTVGAGRVEPADRAEQSAPTGRLEQPGSSSRTERIPNRTERPAVPTASGAESTQPISSAQQGAFRPGRAGGTPQPQTPTSRFGFGGPAARPATGVGAAGATGGPGAGGGGGAAAGGAGAVGAARVTEAVRAARSTVSSAASRGPRRARLNLKRIDPWSVMKFSFAVSLVLFIVVIVATSVLYLALDAMGVFDSVNGTLTDMLSATGGQGGSTFKITAKGVILTSGLIGLVNVVLFTALATLAAFIYNVCADLVGGVELTLAERD
- a CDS encoding VOC family protein yields the protein MTFIESVTLDVADPTAAERFYRTAFGLDSQVRLRASQAASTGFRGFTLSLTVSQPGTVDSLVNAALGAGATSLKPAAKSLWGYGGVVQAPDGTIWKVATSAKKDTGPATRQIDDIVLLLGTADVAASKRFYVDHGLVVAKSFGRMYVEFATGSGPIKLALYRRRALAKDAGVSPDGTGSHRLTIGGDAGSFSDPDGFAWEAASPVPTP
- the gyrA gene encoding DNA gyrase subunit A codes for the protein MTDTPESSANEPEQETAAGGAVAQHDRIEPVGLEVEMQRSYLDYAMSVIVGRALPDVRDGLKPVHRKILYAMFDSGYRPDRGYVKCSRVVGDVMGQFHPHGDSSIYDALVRMAQTWSLRYPLVDGNGNFGSPGNDPAAAMRYTECKLDPLAMEMLRDIDEDTVDFQDNYDGRAKEPTILPSRVPNLLLNGSEGIAVGMATKIPPHNLREIGAAVQWCLENPDADEATTLDELIGIVKGPDFPTHGLIVGTTPIQDAYRTGRGSIRMRAVVEVEEDKKGRTCLVVTELPYQVNPDNLAERIAELIKEGKLAGIADIRDESSGRTGMRIVLVLKRDAVAKVVLNNLYKHTQLQETFGANMLALVDGVPRTLNLAQFIRYYVEHQINVIRRRTAYRLRKAEERAHILRGLVKALDALDDVIALIRRSPTVDEARQGLIQLLEIDEVQATAILDMQLRRLAALERQKIIDELAKIEIEIADLKDILAKPERQRKIVSEELGEIVAKWGDERRTKIVPFEGEVSMEDLIAREDVVVTITRTGYAKRTKVDLYRSQRRGGKGVSGATLRQDDIVSHFFVCSTHDWMLFFTNKGRVYRAKAYELPEASRVAKGQHVANLLAFQPDEQIAQVIEIPDYQVAPYLVLATRNGLVKKTKLEEFDSNRSGGVIAINLRDEDELVGAALAGPGDDLLLVSKQAQAIRFNATDEALRPMGRATSGVIGMRFTDDDVLLAMEVVREGMNLDVLVATNGGYAKRTPIEVYPVQGRGGKGVLTAKITERRGGLVGAVVISPDDELFAITSNGGVIRTPVKPVRRTRDRNTMGVKLMDLPDGVTIVAIARNADEPDEQD